A window of the Sphaerobacter thermophilus DSM 20745 genome harbors these coding sequences:
- the uvrC gene encoding excinuclease ABC subunit UvrC, with product MTGTELQERLAALAPAPGVYLMKNARGEVIYVGKAASLRSRVRSYFGSRRGMDGKTRELVEHIADFEVIRTDTPTEALILENELIKRYQPKYNVMLRDDKTYPYIRITNEPFPRVISTRRLVNDGSRYFGPYTSASSVHRTLDLLKRLFPYRPCDIEITGNAPRPCLYYHIGRCVGPCIGAVDQAQYAQVIDKVVLFLEGRGEELLPSMQAEMEAAAEALDFERAARIRDDIRAIKHVLEQQKIVSGTARNFDVLAVAQGPGGDAAVQVATIRNGKMLGSEYFMLRGARIDDSPGQLLSSFVTQFYQDAAMVPPELVLQHPLADEALVREWLRERRGGTVKLTVPKRGERRQLVEMVAKSAQENLEQDRVRWLNDEQRMTAAMTELADALGLEKMPRRIECFDISTLHGTHSVASMVVFEDGKPKKSDYRRFSIKGVAGQNDFAMMQEVIRRRFKRAAREDVTEEWRTLPDLVIVDGGKGQLNAALEVLRELGVSVPIVGLAKENEELFLPGRRDPVVLPRDAQSLFLVQRVRDEAHRFAVTFHRKRRTKSTFRSALDGLKGVGPARRKALLKTFGSVARIRQASVEELAAVPGIGPRLAEQIKEELGA from the coding sequence ATGACAGGGACGGAGCTCCAGGAGCGTCTCGCGGCATTGGCCCCCGCACCGGGGGTCTATCTCATGAAGAACGCACGCGGTGAGGTCATCTACGTCGGGAAGGCGGCCTCGCTGCGCTCGCGCGTGCGTTCCTACTTCGGCTCCAGGCGGGGGATGGACGGCAAGACCCGCGAGTTGGTCGAGCACATCGCCGACTTCGAGGTCATCCGGACCGATACCCCGACCGAGGCGCTGATCCTCGAGAACGAGCTGATCAAGCGCTACCAGCCGAAGTACAACGTGATGCTGCGGGACGACAAGACATACCCGTACATCCGCATCACCAACGAGCCGTTCCCGCGTGTCATCAGCACCCGGCGGCTGGTGAACGACGGCAGCCGCTACTTCGGCCCGTACACCAGCGCGTCGTCGGTGCACCGCACGCTCGACCTGCTGAAGCGGCTCTTCCCGTACCGGCCGTGCGATATCGAGATCACCGGCAACGCGCCGCGCCCGTGCCTCTACTACCACATCGGCCGCTGTGTCGGGCCGTGCATCGGCGCGGTCGACCAGGCGCAGTACGCGCAGGTCATCGACAAGGTCGTCCTTTTCCTGGAGGGCCGGGGCGAGGAGCTGCTGCCGAGCATGCAGGCCGAGATGGAGGCCGCCGCCGAGGCGCTGGACTTCGAGCGCGCGGCGCGAATCCGCGATGACATCCGTGCCATCAAGCACGTCCTGGAGCAGCAGAAGATCGTCTCCGGCACAGCCCGCAACTTCGACGTGCTGGCCGTGGCGCAGGGGCCGGGTGGGGACGCCGCAGTGCAGGTTGCGACGATCCGCAACGGGAAGATGCTGGGGTCCGAGTACTTCATGCTGCGCGGGGCGCGGATCGACGACTCGCCGGGCCAATTGCTCTCGTCGTTCGTGACCCAGTTCTACCAGGATGCGGCGATGGTGCCGCCCGAACTGGTGCTGCAGCACCCCTTAGCGGACGAGGCGCTGGTGCGGGAGTGGCTCCGCGAGCGGCGCGGGGGCACGGTGAAGCTGACCGTGCCGAAGCGCGGTGAGCGCCGTCAGCTCGTCGAGATGGTCGCCAAGAGCGCCCAGGAGAACCTGGAGCAGGATCGGGTGCGCTGGCTCAACGACGAACAGCGCATGACGGCCGCGATGACGGAGCTGGCCGACGCGCTGGGCTTGGAGAAGATGCCCCGGCGCATCGAGTGCTTCGACATCTCGACCCTCCACGGCACCCACTCGGTGGCGAGCATGGTCGTCTTCGAGGACGGCAAGCCGAAGAAAAGCGACTACCGCCGCTTCAGCATCAAGGGCGTGGCCGGGCAGAACGACTTCGCTATGATGCAGGAGGTCATCCGGCGGCGCTTCAAGCGGGCGGCCCGCGAGGACGTGACGGAGGAGTGGCGGACGTTGCCGGACCTGGTCATCGTCGACGGCGGCAAGGGGCAGCTCAACGCCGCGCTGGAGGTGCTGCGCGAGCTGGGTGTCTCGGTGCCGATCGTCGGCCTTGCTAAGGAGAACGAGGAGCTGTTCCTGCCGGGGCGGCGGGATCCGGTCGTCCTGCCGCGCGACGCGCAGTCGCTCTTCCTCGTGCAGCGGGTGCGGGATGAAGCGCACCGCTTCGCCGTGACCTTCCACCGGAAGCGACGCACCAAGAGCACGTTCCGCTCGGCGCTGGACGGCCTGAAGGGGGTCGGCCCGGCGCGGCGGAAGGCGCTGCTGAAGACCTTCGGCTCCGTGGCGCGCATCCGCCAGGCGAGCGTCGAGGAGCTGGCGGCGGTCCCCGGCATCGGCCCCAGGCTGGCCGAGCAGATCAAGGAGGAGTTGGGCGCGTGA
- a CDS encoding deoxyguanosinetriphosphate triphosphohydrolase, with protein sequence METHGIRLYQEQREDAELHPAATRSAGAARPVPEPPCPIRTAFQRDRDRVIHSKAFRRLKHKTQVFIAPDGDHFRTRLTHTLEVTQVARTIARALRLNEDLVEAIGLAHDLGHTPFGHAGERALAEVFPGFRHNEQSLRVVDRIEKDGQGLNLTEAVRDGILRHSKPEGDITGELAGRPATPEAQVVKISDGIAYINHDLDDALRAGVVTLDEVPEIALEVLGRRHAERIDTLVRDVIATSAPYLDAGSPDGQVIHLSEPVRKAADALRDFLFARVYAPINEAEATKKAQRMVQWLYQHYVAHPEQVPFEFARALADDGVERVAADYVASMTDRYALQLFEELYVPRFWAG encoded by the coding sequence ATGGAGACGCACGGCATTCGCCTCTATCAGGAACAGCGGGAGGACGCTGAGCTCCACCCGGCGGCGACTCGCAGCGCCGGGGCGGCCCGCCCTGTGCCGGAACCGCCCTGCCCCATCCGCACCGCGTTCCAGCGCGATCGCGACCGTGTCATCCACTCCAAGGCGTTCCGCCGCCTGAAGCACAAGACACAGGTCTTCATCGCGCCCGACGGCGACCACTTCCGCACACGCCTCACGCACACGCTGGAGGTCACCCAGGTGGCGCGGACGATCGCCCGGGCGCTGCGGCTGAATGAGGACCTGGTTGAAGCCATCGGGCTGGCCCACGACCTCGGCCACACCCCGTTCGGCCACGCGGGGGAGCGCGCCCTTGCCGAGGTGTTCCCGGGCTTCCGCCACAACGAACAGAGCCTGCGGGTGGTCGACCGGATCGAGAAGGACGGTCAGGGACTGAACCTGACCGAGGCGGTACGCGACGGCATCCTGCGCCACTCCAAGCCCGAGGGCGACATCACCGGCGAACTCGCCGGCCGCCCGGCCACCCCCGAGGCGCAGGTGGTCAAGATCAGCGACGGCATCGCCTACATCAACCACGACCTCGACGATGCCCTCCGCGCGGGCGTCGTCACCCTGGATGAGGTGCCGGAGATCGCGCTGGAAGTCCTCGGCCGTCGCCACGCCGAGCGCATCGATACCCTGGTGCGCGACGTGATCGCCACCTCCGCCCCCTACCTCGACGCGGGCAGCCCGGACGGCCAGGTGATCCACCTCTCGGAGCCGGTGCGCAAGGCAGCCGATGCCCTGCGCGATTTCCTCTTCGCCCGCGTCTACGCGCCGATCAACGAGGCTGAGGCGACCAAGAAGGCGCAGCGCATGGTCCAGTGGCTGTACCAGCACTACGTCGCCCATCCAGAGCAGGTGCCGTTCGAGTTCGCCCGCGCGCTGGCCGACGATGGGGTGGAGCGGGTCGCGGCGGACTACGTCGCCAGCATGACCGACCGCTACGCGCTGCAACTGTTCGAAGAGTTGTACGTGCCCCGGTTCTGGGCAGGGTGA
- a CDS encoding DUF951 domain-containing protein has product MPLELYLNDVVRLRKPHPCGSSEWTVVRLGADIGLRCHGCGHRVLLPRRTLEKRLKTFVSRGPDYPGDTEQG; this is encoded by the coding sequence ATGCCGCTGGAACTCTACCTGAACGACGTCGTCCGCCTGCGCAAGCCGCACCCCTGCGGGTCGAGCGAGTGGACCGTGGTGCGCCTCGGCGCCGACATCGGCCTGCGCTGCCACGGCTGCGGTCACCGGGTCCTCCTGCCCCGCCGCACGCTCGAGAAGCGCCTGAAGACCTTCGTCAGCCGCGGGCCGGACTACCCCGGCGACACCGAACAAGGCTAG
- a CDS encoding L-threonylcarbamoyladenylate synthase has translation MTERSRARLIPGDDPGVPAAAADVLARGGLIVFPTDTVYGVAAAVDHPEAVARLYHVKGRPLDRPIPVLVSDLDQVPRLTGEVDPLVLDLLQRFWPGALTVAVPAAPWLPREIVRDTGRVGLRMPDHPLALAIIAAAGGALATTSANRSGEPETRTAAEADAALGDRVDLIIDGGPAPGGVPSTVLVVDGRRLTVTRRGALDPEEIVRAFPEFTLS, from the coding sequence GTGACCGAGCGGTCACGGGCGCGGCTCATCCCCGGCGACGACCCCGGCGTGCCCGCCGCCGCGGCCGACGTGCTCGCGCGCGGCGGGCTGATCGTCTTCCCCACGGACACGGTGTACGGCGTGGCCGCTGCGGTGGACCACCCGGAGGCCGTCGCGCGCCTCTACCACGTCAAAGGGCGGCCACTCGACCGCCCGATCCCGGTGCTGGTGTCCGACCTGGACCAGGTGCCCCGGCTAACCGGTGAGGTGGACCCGCTGGTGCTGGACCTGCTCCAGCGCTTCTGGCCGGGTGCGCTGACCGTCGCGGTGCCCGCCGCGCCGTGGCTCCCTCGTGAGATCGTGCGTGACACCGGCCGCGTCGGGCTGCGTATGCCGGATCACCCGCTGGCACTGGCGATCATCGCCGCGGCCGGAGGGGCGCTGGCGACGACCAGCGCCAACCGCTCCGGCGAGCCCGAGACACGCACCGCGGCGGAAGCCGATGCCGCCCTCGGCGATCGGGTCGATCTGATCATCGACGGGGGCCCGGCTCCGGGCGGGGTGCCGTCGACCGTCCTCGTGGTCGACGGGCGCCGCCTCACCGTGACCCGCCGCGGCGCGCTCGACCCCGAGGAGATCGTCCGCGCGTTCCCCGAGTTCACCCTCAGCTAG
- a CDS encoding MFS transporter, whose translation MAEHTRPRGRLLDVLRNRPFLRLWLVQALSQTGQNMVNFAVLILVAGIVQQHQISQANTAVGIAVLSFSVPAILFAPVAGVVVERARKRTVLIVTNALRGLAVVGFVLIGDDWRALLALSTVYAITFISGTVGQFFGPALGAAIPEVVPAKDTVHANALFNLTFTASQLAGFAALGPLLIKLVGLDQVLVGIIGIFAICAVLSVTIPNRPPAARRSTEESPFRRIVHDVQEGVLVIVQTPVLLKAIGYLSLATASYLMVAVLGPEFISGVLGLPQQDFAFIIAPAGLGVLVGVLAVGRIAGRLGPERTIDWGVTAAGILLVLLGLLASIDRIFRPGATSVALATIVVAGMLAALLGVANAFILAPSQSLLQSASPPHVRARVYGAFFTVSNAVAFIPIIFAGALADLFGVAKVLVAIGAILAAAGLVQLLRLPKSGRS comes from the coding sequence GTGGCGGAACACACTCGGCCGCGCGGCCGCCTGCTCGACGTCCTGCGGAACCGGCCCTTCCTCCGGCTCTGGCTCGTCCAGGCGCTCTCCCAGACCGGCCAGAACATGGTGAACTTCGCCGTGCTGATCCTGGTCGCGGGCATCGTGCAGCAGCACCAGATCAGCCAGGCGAACACAGCCGTCGGCATCGCCGTGCTCAGCTTCAGCGTGCCCGCCATCCTCTTCGCGCCGGTCGCCGGGGTGGTGGTGGAGCGCGCGCGGAAGCGCACCGTCTTGATCGTCACGAACGCGCTGCGCGGGCTGGCGGTAGTCGGCTTCGTGCTGATCGGCGACGACTGGCGGGCGCTGCTGGCGCTCTCGACGGTTTACGCCATCACCTTTATCTCCGGCACGGTCGGGCAGTTCTTCGGTCCGGCGCTCGGGGCGGCGATCCCGGAGGTTGTGCCCGCCAAAGACACCGTACACGCCAACGCGCTCTTCAACCTGACCTTCACCGCCTCGCAGCTCGCGGGGTTCGCCGCGCTCGGCCCGCTGCTGATCAAGCTGGTCGGGCTGGATCAGGTGTTGGTCGGGATCATCGGCATCTTCGCCATCTGTGCGGTGTTGAGCGTGACGATCCCGAACAGGCCGCCCGCGGCACGGCGGTCGACGGAGGAGTCCCCGTTCCGGCGGATCGTGCACGACGTGCAGGAGGGGGTGCTGGTCATCGTCCAGACCCCGGTCCTGCTGAAGGCGATCGGCTACCTGTCGCTGGCAACGGCCTCCTACCTGATGGTGGCGGTGCTGGGGCCGGAGTTCATCTCCGGCGTGCTCGGGCTGCCGCAGCAGGACTTCGCCTTCATCATCGCGCCCGCCGGGCTGGGCGTGCTCGTTGGTGTGCTGGCGGTCGGCCGCATCGCCGGCCGGCTCGGGCCGGAGCGGACGATTGACTGGGGCGTGACGGCCGCCGGGATCCTCCTGGTGCTCCTGGGATTGCTGGCGTCGATCGATCGCATCTTCCGGCCTGGCGCGACGTCGGTGGCGCTTGCCACCATCGTCGTGGCCGGGATGCTGGCTGCGCTCCTCGGAGTGGCGAACGCCTTCATCCTGGCGCCGAGTCAGTCGCTCCTGCAATCCGCCTCGCCGCCGCACGTCCGGGCGCGGGTCTACGGGGCCTTCTTCACCGTGTCGAACGCGGTAGCGTTCATCCCCATCATCTTCGCCGGTGCGCTCGCCGACCTCTTCGGGGTGGCCAAGGTGCTCGTCGCCATCGGCGCAATTCTGGCCGCAGCGGGCCTGGTGCAGCTCCTTCGTCTGCCGAAGAGTGGGCGGTCGTGA
- a CDS encoding YggT family protein: MALIFNILMTFLTVMQFAIIARALLSWFDRGMRSPVAQILVQITEPIMAPIRRVLPTAGFIDFSPIVAILLIWVLRQMLVVAVAG, encoded by the coding sequence GTGGCACTCATCTTCAATATCCTGATGACCTTCCTGACGGTCATGCAGTTCGCCATCATCGCGCGGGCGCTGCTGTCCTGGTTCGATCGCGGGATGCGCAGCCCGGTCGCGCAGATCCTGGTGCAGATCACCGAGCCGATCATGGCGCCGATCCGGCGGGTGTTGCCGACGGCCGGGTTCATTGACTTCTCGCCGATTGTGGCGATCCTGTTGATCTGGGTCCTGCGTCAGATGCTCGTGGTGGCGGTGGCCGGGTAG
- a CDS encoding ABC transporter ATP-binding protein, which translates to MDQQMPSAAVEMREVRKDFGDVVALDGVDLTIHRGQIVGIIGPSGAGKTTAIRLLLGIYAPTSGEVRVLGHDPSGFRRRDREQIGYLPQGFVLYPDLSVRENLNFIAGTYGLGWLRRRRRIPYLLSLLHLSDAAGRLAQDISGGMQRRLELAAALVHDPALLVLDEPTAGLDPVLRAEVWDIFRDLQRLERTIVVTTQYVTEAEYCDAVVLIDGGRVIAAGSPEALRKQAFGGEIVRVTIPGLNWRITEEILSYPFVMGGERGGDELRLIVEDAGETIPLLAERLRERGHPVSAIEEHRESFDRVFVRLVEHRGAGAATVA; encoded by the coding sequence ATGGATCAACAGATGCCCTCGGCCGCGGTGGAGATGCGGGAGGTGCGGAAGGACTTCGGCGACGTCGTGGCGCTGGATGGGGTCGATCTGACCATCCACCGCGGACAGATCGTCGGGATCATCGGCCCAAGTGGGGCAGGCAAGACGACCGCGATTCGCTTGCTGCTGGGGATCTACGCGCCGACCTCGGGCGAGGTGCGCGTGCTCGGGCACGATCCGAGCGGATTCCGGCGGCGGGACCGGGAGCAGATCGGCTACCTCCCGCAGGGCTTTGTGCTCTATCCCGACCTGTCGGTGCGCGAGAACCTGAACTTCATCGCCGGGACCTATGGACTGGGCTGGCTCAGGCGGCGCCGGCGCATCCCGTACCTGCTGTCGCTCCTGCACCTTAGCGATGCCGCCGGGCGCCTGGCACAGGATATCTCCGGCGGCATGCAGCGGCGTCTGGAGCTGGCGGCGGCGCTGGTGCACGATCCGGCGCTCCTGGTCCTCGACGAGCCGACGGCGGGCCTCGACCCGGTGCTGCGCGCCGAGGTGTGGGACATCTTCCGCGATCTCCAGCGCCTCGAGCGGACGATCGTGGTGACCACGCAGTACGTGACCGAGGCGGAGTACTGCGACGCGGTTGTTCTGATCGACGGTGGACGGGTGATTGCCGCCGGGTCGCCTGAGGCGCTGCGCAAGCAGGCCTTTGGTGGCGAGATCGTGCGGGTGACGATCCCCGGCCTGAATTGGCGGATCACGGAAGAGATCTTGAGCTATCCGTTCGTGATGGGTGGAGAGCGCGGCGGAGACGAACTTCGGCTGATCGTGGAGGACGCGGGAGAGACGATCCCGCTGCTGGCGGAGCGGCTGCGCGAGCGCGGCCATCCGGTGTCGGCCATTGAGGAGCACCGCGAGTCCTTCGACCGTGTGTTCGTCAGGCTGGTGGAGCACAGAGGTGCAGGTGCTGCGACGGTGGCTTGA
- the dnaG gene encoding DNA primase — MHGDAVDQVRERTDIVEVIGQHVTLRKAGRNFKGLCPFHQEKTPSFIVFPETQTFHCFGCGVGGDVFNFVMQFERVDFREALQTLAQRAGVTLEQAAPPPPEVVERHARLYELNARAASFYAWVLWNSPHGAPGRELLERRGVDRATAERFQLGFAPDRWDALLTWMLKRGATQEEVVAAGLATQRDDGGAYDRFRNRLMFPIRDREGRVVGFGGRALGDAQPKYLNTAQTAIFDKGKILYALDLAQDAIRRTHEVVVVEGYMDAIAAHQHGFENVVASMGTALTEEQVKQIRRGVDRIILALDADAAGQMATLRGLDVLRESLGEADRPVLDARGLVRFERTLKADIRIAPLPEGQDPDDLIRRDPDAWRAAVAEAKPLLDFYIDAVIGDTPPTDPREKSELVDRIGPVVREIGDEVVRAHYVAEVSRRLGLPEHVILRARPATSRRIRREDAYRPRRPIASPEEHLLALVVTYPEIVAPLIPQVPEEDLLDTRHRALLRLLTGVTPEQAAAVVADPPEELREHVEALRELMAERPPVYPGQIRIEFDEVIRRLRRERFDFRMAQLQAEIHEAERAGDREALRHIIGLIETLKSRFPEFYPDRSPYFRDVRDTG; from the coding sequence ATGCACGGAGACGCCGTCGATCAGGTGCGCGAGCGGACCGACATCGTCGAGGTGATCGGTCAGCACGTCACGCTCCGCAAAGCAGGCCGCAACTTCAAGGGCCTCTGCCCCTTCCACCAGGAGAAGACGCCCTCGTTCATCGTCTTCCCCGAGACGCAGACCTTCCACTGCTTCGGCTGCGGCGTCGGCGGCGATGTCTTCAACTTCGTGATGCAGTTCGAGCGGGTGGACTTCCGGGAGGCGCTGCAAACACTCGCCCAGCGGGCCGGCGTCACGCTGGAGCAGGCGGCGCCCCCGCCACCGGAGGTGGTCGAGCGCCACGCGCGGCTCTATGAGCTGAACGCGCGCGCCGCGTCCTTCTATGCCTGGGTCCTCTGGAACAGCCCGCACGGCGCCCCGGGGCGGGAACTGCTGGAGCGCCGCGGAGTCGATCGCGCCACCGCCGAGCGCTTCCAGCTCGGCTTCGCCCCCGACCGATGGGACGCGCTGCTCACCTGGATGCTGAAGCGCGGCGCGACACAGGAGGAAGTGGTCGCCGCCGGGCTCGCGACCCAGCGCGACGATGGCGGCGCCTACGACCGCTTCCGCAACCGGCTGATGTTCCCCATCCGTGACCGTGAGGGCCGCGTCGTCGGCTTCGGCGGCCGGGCGCTCGGGGATGCCCAGCCGAAGTACCTGAACACGGCGCAGACTGCGATCTTCGACAAGGGCAAGATCCTCTATGCCCTCGACCTGGCTCAGGACGCCATCCGGCGTACTCACGAGGTCGTCGTGGTCGAGGGCTACATGGACGCCATCGCGGCTCACCAGCACGGCTTCGAGAACGTCGTCGCCTCGATGGGCACCGCCCTGACCGAGGAGCAGGTCAAGCAGATCCGCCGCGGGGTCGATCGCATCATCCTCGCGCTCGACGCCGACGCCGCCGGGCAGATGGCCACGCTACGCGGGCTCGACGTGCTGCGCGAGTCCCTCGGGGAAGCCGACCGGCCGGTGCTCGATGCCCGTGGTCTGGTGCGCTTCGAGCGCACGCTCAAGGCCGACATCCGCATCGCTCCCCTGCCGGAAGGCCAGGATCCCGACGACCTGATCCGTCGCGACCCCGACGCCTGGCGCGCGGCAGTGGCCGAGGCGAAGCCGCTGCTCGACTTCTACATCGACGCCGTCATCGGCGACACTCCGCCGACCGACCCGCGTGAGAAGTCGGAGCTGGTGGACCGGATCGGGCCGGTGGTGCGCGAGATCGGCGACGAGGTGGTCCGGGCGCACTATGTGGCGGAGGTATCCCGTCGACTCGGTCTTCCCGAGCACGTGATCCTACGCGCGCGGCCCGCGACCTCCCGCCGTATCCGTCGCGAGGACGCCTACCGGCCCCGCCGGCCGATCGCCTCGCCGGAGGAGCACCTCCTGGCGCTGGTCGTGACCTACCCGGAGATCGTGGCGCCGCTGATCCCGCAGGTGCCCGAAGAGGACCTGCTCGACACCCGCCACCGCGCCCTGTTGCGGCTGCTGACCGGTGTCACTCCAGAGCAGGCCGCGGCCGTCGTCGCCGACCCGCCGGAGGAACTGCGGGAGCACGTCGAGGCCCTGCGTGAGTTAATGGCCGAGCGCCCGCCGGTCTACCCGGGACAGATCCGCATCGAGTTCGACGAGGTGATCCGCCGCCTACGCCGCGAGCGCTTCGACTTTCGCATGGCCCAACTCCAGGCCGAGATCCACGAGGCCGAGCGCGCGGGCGATCGCGAAGCCCTGCGCCACATTATCGGCCTCATCGAGACCCTCAAGTCCCGCTTCCCCGAGTTCTACCCTGACCGGAGCCCGTACTTCCGGGATGTGCGTGATACGGGGTAG
- a CDS encoding ABC transporter permease — translation MQVLRRWLDRVSRAIVRPLAFVSKEFLQIWRQPRLILTLIVGPFLVLLLFGLGYNADPQPIDTVLVLPRDANMSDDAAAYQDQFSPPFRLAGVTEDRERAADELARREIDAVLIFPAQAYDTIRGGEQAEMVLLYNELDPLQRTWLEYYGYVQTSEFNRQILEQVLDRSRLQATSGSEEVGAAALASAASDIPPHVLVSPFRSEARNLAPSSPDFVAFYAPGVLALLIQHVAVTLTALALVRERLIGATELFRVGPLSVREILGGKYLSYFVQTGALTAILLGVLVFGLNIPLLGTVGNIALALALLVAASLGMGFFISAISRTETQAVQFALLLLLAAVFFSGFFLPLANLLEPVRVVSYALPVTYGIIWLQEVMLRGDAPPLWVPAALAGMAVGFLVLAWFFFHRTMARR, via the coding sequence GTGCAGGTGCTGCGACGGTGGCTTGACCGGGTTTCGCGGGCGATCGTCCGGCCGCTCGCCTTCGTGTCCAAGGAGTTTCTCCAGATCTGGCGGCAGCCGCGGCTGATCCTGACCCTGATCGTCGGTCCGTTCCTGGTGCTGCTCCTCTTCGGGTTGGGCTACAACGCCGACCCCCAGCCGATCGATACGGTGCTGGTCCTGCCGCGCGACGCCAACATGTCGGACGACGCCGCGGCCTACCAGGATCAATTCTCCCCGCCGTTCCGGCTGGCCGGAGTGACCGAGGATCGAGAGCGCGCAGCGGACGAGCTTGCACGGCGCGAGATCGACGCCGTTCTCATCTTTCCCGCTCAGGCCTACGACACCATCCGCGGCGGCGAGCAGGCCGAGATGGTCCTCCTGTACAACGAGTTGGACCCGCTCCAGCGTACCTGGCTGGAATACTACGGCTACGTGCAGACGTCGGAGTTCAACCGGCAGATTCTGGAACAGGTGCTGGACCGCTCGCGTCTCCAGGCGACGAGCGGCTCGGAGGAGGTCGGCGCGGCGGCGCTGGCGAGCGCGGCATCGGACATCCCGCCGCACGTGCTGGTGTCGCCCTTCCGTTCCGAGGCGCGGAATCTTGCGCCGTCCAGCCCGGACTTTGTGGCCTTCTACGCGCCTGGAGTGCTGGCGCTCCTGATCCAGCATGTAGCCGTGACGCTGACCGCGCTGGCGCTGGTGCGCGAGCGGCTGATCGGCGCGACCGAGCTGTTCCGGGTCGGGCCGCTGAGCGTACGTGAGATCCTCGGCGGCAAGTACCTCTCGTACTTCGTCCAGACGGGCGCGCTGACCGCCATCCTGCTCGGGGTGCTGGTCTTTGGCCTGAACATCCCGCTGCTCGGGACGGTGGGAAACATCGCGCTGGCTCTGGCGCTTCTCGTGGCCGCCTCGCTGGGGATGGGCTTTTTCATCTCTGCCATTTCGCGGACCGAGACGCAGGCGGTGCAGTTTGCGCTACTGCTCCTGCTGGCGGCGGTCTTCTTCAGCGGTTTCTTCCTGCCGTTGGCGAACCTGCTCGAGCCGGTCCGCGTGGTGTCGTACGCCTTGCCGGTCACCTACGGCATCATCTGGCTGCAGGAGGTCATGCTTCGGGGAGATGCGCCGCCGCTGTGGGTGCCCGCGGCGCTGGCCGGCATGGCCGTCGGCTTCCTCGTTCTTGCCTGGTTCTTTTTCCACCGCACCATGGCGCGGCGATGA